In Physeter macrocephalus isolate SW-GA chromosome 2, ASM283717v5, whole genome shotgun sequence, a single window of DNA contains:
- the LOC114487312 gene encoding basic proline-rich protein-like — translation MSTSLARHAGPAAGGDPEPLTFVPQPRPPGCRRKAWRPGRAAPGTPSAPAQQPAPQRPRHGPEPPAPPHTAGLPRTPAPPCGDELIQPRSGAAGEAARGPRRPERTMWGREEEERNSAARAGGRQSRAAFVCERATGARPLPPLPPPPPPPPPPPPPPPPSPPPSSTPRLPGHSIATE, via the exons ATGA GTACCAGCCTCGCGCGCCACGCAGGGCCGGCCGCCGGCGGGGACCCAGAGCCTCTTACCTTCGTGCCCCAGCCGCGTCCTCCCGGCTGCAGAAGAAAAGCCTGGAGGCCCGGCCGCGCCGCCCCCGGGACTCCCTCAGCGCCCGCCCAGCAGCCGGCGCCGCAGCGGCCGCGCCACGGCCCCGAGCCGCCGGCACCACCTCATACTGCGGGGCTGCCGCGCACTCCCGCACCTCCCTGCGGGGACGAGCTAATCCAGCCCCGCAGCGGGGCCGCAGGAGAGGCGGCCCGGGGACCCCGGCGTCCTGAGAGAACAATGTGGGGCCGCGAGGAGGAGGAGCGGAACAGCGCGGCGCGAGCGGGCGGGCGGCAATCCCGGGCAGCGTTTGTGTGTGAGCGTGCAACGGGCGCtcggcccctccctcctctgccgcctcctcctcctcctccccctcctcctccccctcctcctcctccgtctCCTCCTCCCTCAAGCACACCCCGTCTCCCAGGCCACAGCATAGCAACCGAA